From a region of the Roseivirga sp. 4D4 genome:
- a CDS encoding PadR family transcriptional regulator — protein sequence MGKNHLGEFEEIVMLTVAILHGEAYGVAIIEEMETRLNRSVSIGSLQVVLKRLEDKGFLKSELGEATSVRGGKRKRFFTVTNVGKDMLRTSKEQRMQLWNAVPDVALEFIGL from the coding sequence ATGGGTAAAAATCACTTAGGAGAATTCGAAGAAATCGTCATGCTCACCGTTGCCATACTGCATGGCGAAGCTTACGGTGTTGCCATCATTGAAGAAATGGAAACGCGCCTTAACCGATCAGTCAGCATCGGCTCACTTCAGGTAGTGCTTAAGCGGCTCGAGGACAAGGGCTTTTTAAAGTCAGAACTCGGGGAAGCAACATCTGTTAGAGGTGGAAAGCGAAAGCGCTTTTTTACTGTCACCAATGTAGGTAAAGACATGCTTCGCACCTCAAAAGAACAGCGAATGCAACTATGGAATGCAGTTCCAGATG
- a CDS encoding SulP family inorganic anion transporter, which produces MTYTFINRKQGSIKDEILSGLTVAIALVPEAIAFAIIAGVDAKIGLFSAFMMGFITSLLGGRPGMITGATGAVAVVIAPLVMHSGVEYLFPTIILAGLFQMLVGALKLGKFIRMVPHSVMLGFVNGLAIVIFMAQFSQFTSKTGGELDNAGLIAFGALIAITMLVMFVLPKFTKAIPSALVAIVVASVVAIFFFPNTITIGDKADMTAMSDGLFSPFFMMFDAIPFTMESFLIILPFALKVAGVGLIESLLTLTLVDEMTDTRGSGNRESMAQGIANVVTGFFTGMGGCAMIGQTMININSGARARLSAFLAAIFLLSFMLVLGEIIAVVPIAVLVGVMFMVAIATFEWSSLRVWNKVPKLDVAVILIVSVITVIEDLAVAVLVGVIISALAFAWENALRIRARKYIDEHGVKHYEIFGPLFFASVTTFLSKFDAKNDPNSVIIDFQESKVMDQSAIEAINKIAEKYTSEGKTIHLRHLSKDCIRMVKRASEICEVNVVEDPDYFVAINDYERKMRTGRG; this is translated from the coding sequence GTGACTTATACCTTTATCAATCGAAAGCAGGGAAGCATCAAAGACGAGATTCTGTCAGGATTGACCGTGGCGATTGCCTTGGTTCCAGAAGCGATTGCATTTGCCATTATTGCGGGGGTCGATGCTAAAATCGGTCTGTTCTCTGCCTTTATGATGGGTTTCATTACTTCATTACTAGGTGGTCGACCAGGTATGATCACCGGTGCGACTGGGGCTGTGGCAGTGGTTATTGCTCCATTGGTCATGCACAGTGGTGTTGAATACTTATTTCCGACTATCATCCTAGCAGGTTTGTTTCAAATGCTCGTGGGCGCTTTGAAGTTGGGTAAGTTCATTCGTATGGTGCCGCACTCTGTAATGTTAGGCTTTGTGAATGGATTGGCGATTGTGATTTTTATGGCCCAATTCAGTCAGTTTACGAGTAAAACAGGTGGTGAATTAGACAATGCTGGTTTGATCGCTTTCGGTGCACTGATCGCCATTACCATGCTGGTGATGTTTGTGTTGCCAAAGTTTACAAAAGCGATTCCTTCTGCATTGGTTGCAATTGTTGTGGCTTCTGTTGTCGCTATTTTCTTCTTTCCAAATACCATCACGATTGGAGATAAAGCAGATATGACTGCGATGTCTGATGGCTTGTTCTCACCCTTCTTTATGATGTTTGATGCGATTCCATTTACTATGGAAAGCTTCCTAATTATTCTACCCTTCGCGCTTAAAGTGGCAGGTGTAGGTCTAATAGAGAGTTTATTGACATTGACATTGGTAGACGAGATGACCGATACAAGAGGTAGTGGTAATAGAGAATCAATGGCTCAAGGTATTGCTAATGTGGTTACTGGTTTCTTTACTGGAATGGGTGGCTGTGCTATGATTGGTCAAACGATGATCAATATTAATTCTGGAGCCAGAGCGAGACTTTCGGCATTCCTAGCCGCTATTTTCTTGCTGTCCTTTATGTTGGTTCTTGGTGAGATCATTGCGGTTGTGCCGATCGCTGTATTGGTGGGCGTAATGTTTATGGTGGCTATTGCTACTTTTGAATGGTCAAGTCTAAGGGTTTGGAATAAGGTGCCAAAGCTTGATGTGGCCGTTATCCTGATCGTTTCCGTAATTACTGTCATCGAGGATTTGGCGGTTGCTGTACTCGTAGGTGTAATTATTTCTGCCTTGGCCTTTGCTTGGGAGAACGCCTTAAGAATTCGTGCAAGGAAATATATTGATGAGCATGGGGTGAAGCATTACGAGATTTTCGGTCCATTGTTCTTTGCCTCTGTAACCACCTTCCTTTCAAAGTTTGATGCTAAGAATGACCCTAACTCAGTGATTATTGACTTCCAAGAATCTAAAGTGATGGATCAGTCTGCTATCGAGGCGATTAATAAGATAGCCGAAAAGTATACATCTGAAGGCAAGACCATACACTTAAGACATCTCAGTAAAGATTGCATCAGAATGGTGAAACGTGCCAGTGAAATCTGTGAGGTTAATGTTGTTGAAGATCCAGATTACTTCGTGGCAATCAACGACTACGAGCGCAAGATGAGGACGGGAAGGGGTTAG
- a CDS encoding nuclear transport factor 2 family protein — protein MKTENLRINQLSAPVFERYLAYLEAMDNKDIETYGAFLADDVEMTFNNNPFGQGKEVILEGLRKYWQSFATIEHDLINVYGSDKNYVLEAINYYKRHDRKRVTVKAVAFTDINEEGKVRSVRLYMDTAPVFT, from the coding sequence ATGAAAACTGAAAATTTAAGAATCAATCAACTTTCTGCTCCTGTTTTTGAAAGGTATTTAGCGTACCTCGAAGCCATGGATAACAAAGATATAGAAACTTACGGTGCCTTTTTGGCGGATGATGTGGAAATGACTTTCAACAACAACCCTTTCGGCCAAGGTAAAGAAGTAATCCTCGAAGGATTGAGGAAATACTGGCAGAGTTTCGCCACTATCGAACATGATCTGATTAATGTTTATGGATCCGACAAGAACTACGTTCTGGAAGCTATTAACTATTACAAACGACATGATAGGAAAAGGGTAACAGTTAAGGCAGTAGCCTTTACTGACATCAATGAAGAAGGAAAGGTACGATCCGTAAGGTTATATATGGATACTGCTCCAGTATTTACCTGA
- a CDS encoding helix-turn-helix domain-containing protein, whose amino-acid sequence MKEKAPINFEFHQYLRQVLKSELTNSNLFIATEYDFKSGPGITFPYRSYFYSLGLLHEDKCRLKVGIREFDINKQSLTIVGPGIVRSWIENNWKVKNTTVLFKPDLFQKPYYSNFLPDYPFFKPGALHVINLTDQEYQQINSILSLLQQYKADRDINTGLLFSLLELIRRIYLQDEEGSSNNRNLEIVRAFERILNEQYQIHKEVNFYANQLSITPKHLSDVLKRETGLTAKQSIEEFVLFEAKSLLKQTEMSVKEIVYWLGYDDPSYFNKLFKHKVGITPLNFRQTT is encoded by the coding sequence ATGAAAGAAAAAGCACCTATTAACTTTGAATTTCATCAATATCTGAGACAGGTACTTAAATCCGAATTGACAAATTCCAACTTGTTCATTGCAACAGAGTATGACTTCAAAAGCGGACCAGGCATAACTTTCCCCTACCGGAGCTATTTCTATTCATTAGGTCTCCTTCATGAGGACAAGTGTCGATTGAAAGTTGGCATTAGGGAGTTTGACATCAATAAACAATCCTTAACAATTGTTGGACCCGGAATTGTAAGATCTTGGATAGAAAATAATTGGAAAGTGAAGAATACAACAGTTCTCTTTAAACCAGATCTTTTTCAAAAACCATATTACAGCAACTTTCTACCAGATTATCCATTCTTTAAACCAGGAGCCCTGCACGTTATTAATTTGACGGATCAAGAGTACCAACAGATCAACTCCATCCTAAGTCTCCTACAACAATACAAAGCTGACCGTGACATAAACACAGGTTTGCTTTTCTCCCTTCTTGAACTTATCAGAAGAATCTACCTTCAGGATGAAGAAGGGTCAAGTAATAACAGAAACCTTGAAATTGTGCGAGCTTTTGAAAGAATTCTTAACGAGCAATACCAAATTCACAAAGAAGTGAATTTCTATGCCAACCAGCTTAGTATAACACCAAAACACTTGTCCGATGTATTGAAGAGAGAGACAGGTTTAACTGCTAAGCAAAGTATAGAGGAATTTGTATTGTTTGAAGCCAAGAGTTTGCTCAAACAAACGGAAATGAGTGTCAAAGAAATTGTCTACTGGTTGGGTTATGATGACCCATCCTATTTCAACAAGCTTTTCAAGCACAAAGTAGGAATTACCCCTTTAAATTTTCGGCAAACAACCTAG